The genomic stretch ATGTCAGTAATTGAGAAACTTTACGAAATTAGAAGACAAGCAGGAATCATAATTATAAGAGAGATCACAAGTGAATATTTTGCACCAGTTGGAAATTGGCACATTAGAGAAACTGTGAAAAGGGCATTTAACAATTCTTCAGTAAAATTTAACAAACTGGAAGATGCAATTAAATACGTGAATTCAAGACTAAGAGCTAAAATTAATTTATTTGAAATAAAAAGTATAAAGAGTTTAATTACACAAAGAACTATTGATGAATTCTTAAAGAAGTAATGAAAGAATACCCATTGCTGTATAAAGCCTGTTTTCAGCTTGATCCCAGACCGCACTTTGAGGCCCATCTATAACTTCCTTTTCTACCTCTTCTCCTCTAACTGCTGGTAGACAGTGCATAAATATCGCATCTTTAACCGCATACTTCATTAGATCTGCGGTAACCCTATAATTTCTCAGTAGTTCTTTCTTTTTTTCAGCAATATTCTCTTGACCCATGCTAACCCAAACGTCAGTATATACAACCTTTGAACCTCTCACAGCCTCGTAAGGATCCTCGTAAAATTCAATTATTGCGTCATTTTTTTCAGCTTCTTCTTCTATCCTTTTCATAATATCATTTTTGGGCCTAAATTCTTTAGGAGAAGCTACCTTAATTTCTAAACCCATTTTAGCTACAAAAGCCATTAAGCTCACAAGTACATTATCTCCTCCGTCTCCTACAAAAGTAAGCGAAGTGTATTCTCCAAACTTTTCTTTTATTGTCATAAAATCTGCTAGTGCTTGTAAAGGGTGAGAAAGGTCACTTAAAAGGTTTATAGTAGGTTTGTTAGAGTATTTAGCTAACAGCTCTAGTGTTTCATGTTTTAAAACTCTTGCTGCTATTCCGTCTACAAACCTCCCTAAAACTCTTGCAGTATCCTCTACGGGTTCTCCTCTACTTAACTGGATATCTGATTTGTTTAATACAATGGGATTGCCGCCCAATAATCTAATTGCTGTCTCAAAACTTACTCTTGTTCTAGTACTAGGTTTCTCAAATAACATTGCTACGGTTTTTCCATCTAATGATCTTGGGACTGATCTCAATATATAGAAATTCTTCATTTGGAAAGAAACTTCCATCATTTTTTCAATTTCCTGTTTAGAAAAATCCAGTAGGCATAACAAGCTTTTTCCTTTTAACATATTTTAAATTTTAGACCACTAATTTAAAAATGTGGAAGAACTATTAACAATAACTAAAGTTACTTTACCAAAGAAAGGAAATAAACCAAACTTTGATGAGGCTCACGTGTTATTAGCTCTAAGCATAATAGAAAAAGAACAACCTATAGGTAGACATTTATTAATGAAAAAGTTAGGACTGACAGAAGCTTCAACAAGAACTATGATAAAGCGACTAAAAGAACTAGGATTAATTACAATAGATAAAGTAGCTGGAATATTAATAACAGATTTAGGAAAGAGAATCTTGAGTAATATTAGAAGTAAAGTTGCAATATCGGATGAGATTAAACTTACTAGTATCAATTGGAAAAGTGAATTACTTAAAATAAAAAATGGGAGAATTATACTAGAAAAAATGGGACTATTAAATTTAAGAGACCTAGTAATTAAACAAGGTGCTATTAGAACTTTAATAGCAGTTATTAATGAAGAGGGAAGAATAGAATTACCACCTAAAACCTTTGATGAAAGTGAAGAAATAAAAAAGTTAAAGGAAGAATTACAAAGTAAAGTTAACAACTTGGAAATAAACGACCTTATTATCGTATTTGAACCAGCTGATCAACACTTAGCTTATAAAATCGCTCTTGCAATTTTAACTAGTGCCTAAAAAAATAGGATTTCTAGTTAATCCAATAGCTGGAAGTGGTGGAAGAATAGGACATAAAGGTAGTGATGACTTATATATCGAAAACCCTGAAACTCCGTTAAAAATAAAGAGATTTCTTTCATTAGCACCTAAAAAAGAAGTCGAATACATAGTAGCAGAAAATAAAATGGGTGAAATTTATTTTAATAATAATTTCAAATTTACTATTATAAAAACATTAAATAAAGAAAAAACAACTAGAGAAGACACAAAATATGTAACTAAACGATTTCTTGAATTAAAATGTGATATAATAGTATTTGCTGGGGGTGACGGTACAGCCAGAGATATATACTCCGTTGTAGACCAAAAGATACCAATTTTAGGAATTCCTACTGGTGTAAAAATGCACAGCGGTGTATTTGCTAATACTCCTGAAGCTGCAGCAATAATTTTAACTAAATATATAAATAATCAAGCATCACTAACAGACGCTGAAATATTAGATGTAGATGAAGAAGAATACAGAAAAGGTAGATATGAGGTAAGACTATATGGAATAGCTAAAACAGTAACGTTTGGAAATTATCTAACTCCGAGCAAGGAAGAAATAACAAGCAATGAAGAAGAACTAGAGGCTATTGCAGAATATGTTATTGATAATCTAATTAGAGATAACGAATATTATATATTTGGAAGCGGAAGTACTGTAAAATATATCCTTAAAAAGTTAGGATATAAAACTAATTTTTTAGCTATTGATATTACATATGGAAAAAAACTCGTAAAAACTTCTGTTAATTATTACGATTTATTGAATTTGACTGGGGAGTTAAATTTAATCCTAACACCCATCGGTAAACAAGGATTTCTGATAGGAAGAGGAAATCAAGAGATTGGCCCAGAAGTACTTCAAAAAATTAGGAGAGATAAGATCATAATAGTATCTACAAGGTCAAAGTTAAACACAATAGATTGTTTAAGAATAGATTCTGGAAATCCATTATTAGATAGGAAATTTCAAGGTATTTACAAAGTTATAGTAGGATATGGAGAATTTATCGCGATTAAAACTTGTGATAATACCAGTGTAGTAGATAATGATATTACCTAAGACATTACTAACCAACCATGTTATATTCTTGTTCTTCATATATAATCTGATGAAAAGAGAGGATGCTGACATAAATATTGAGCTTAACGAAAAGCAGCTGAAAACTGGTCCTCGTTCTAAATTGATGGAGGCTGTTCTTATACTTCTATTAGCCAGGCCATTGAGAACTTCTGAAATAGCAGTAAACCTAGGTTTAGAAACCAAATATGTAAGTAGTTATCTTAGTTATTGGAGAAAAAAGGGCTTAATATACCAAGAAGCAGGTAGATGGCATCTTTCGACACAAGGTGAGGATTTAGCTAAAGAAATTATTGAGGAAAGAAATAACTCTAAGTTTATAGAATATTTAGCGTTTGCAAAGCAAATACTAAACGAAAATGTTAAGCAGACAAAAAACAACAAAAAAGAGACAAAAGAAAACAAAGAAGAAAAAGAATTTTTGTCGTTTATTGGCGGCTTAACAGGTACTAGAGACAAAAAACAACAAAAAGGGAATCCAATGGATTGCCTATCAGATATTCTAGAAAAATTAGATGAAGAGGAAAAGGAATTGTTAATCTTTCTATTGAATAAGTATAAGCAGTGGGGTTCTACCTATGTATATTTGGATCAAATCCAAGAAGAATTTAATGCGGATACAGGATGGCTATTTAAAGTCTTAAGAAAATTACAGACTAAAAGAATTTTGTATTTATATCACGATCCTAAACTTGGATTAAGAATAGGATTTACACAACAACTTAAGGATAGGATAAATAGCTGTTAAAATATCTACTACTACTTTTAGTTCATTTTCTCACCTCATATATGTCTTTCGTTACTTGTATTATACAAACTTCATGTAAATATGAATGAGAAGCATTTTAAGAGAAGTAGTAGTAGTAATATATATTAGTATTTTGTATTAAGTTTAAACTAGGTGTTAATGTTGTCTGAATCTACTAAATCATCTAGGATATCAGAGGACGAGATGAATAAGGTTTTAGCAAAAGCTGAAAAAGAGGCTGAGAAAAAAGATCATAAAAAACAATGGATCGAGAGAATGATTAAAAGTGCTAAGACATATTATAAATTATGTCCTTATTATGATAAGAAATCTTCGAAATGCTTTTTGACTTTAGGAGACAAATGTACAAGAGAAGGAAGATATGAGAATTGTCCGATTTTTATTGGTTATTTAGACCAAAAGTATAATGAAATAATTCAAAAGAAAAAGATGCTTCCGATGGACTTTTTAGATTTAGCACAGATGATTTAATGGGATCATACAAGTGCCAAGAAGGAAGAAATCTGAGGAACCTCAGCAGCAAGAACAAGA from Sulfolobus sp. S-194 encodes the following:
- the argF gene encoding ornithine carbamoyltransferase, giving the protein MLKGKSLLCLLDFSKQEIEKMMEVSFQMKNFYILRSVPRSLDGKTVAMLFEKPSTRTRVSFETAIRLLGGNPIVLNKSDIQLSRGEPVEDTARVLGRFVDGIAARVLKHETLELLAKYSNKPTINLLSDLSHPLQALADFMTIKEKFGEYTSLTFVGDGGDNVLVSLMAFVAKMGLEIKVASPKEFRPKNDIMKRIEEEAEKNDAIIEFYEDPYEAVRGSKVVYTDVWVSMGQENIAEKKKELLRNYRVTADLMKYAVKDAIFMHCLPAVRGEEVEKEVIDGPQSAVWDQAENRLYTAMGILSLLL
- a CDS encoding DUF4443 domain-containing protein produces the protein MEELLTITKVTLPKKGNKPNFDEAHVLLALSIIEKEQPIGRHLLMKKLGLTEASTRTMIKRLKELGLITIDKVAGILITDLGKRILSNIRSKVAISDEIKLTSINWKSELLKIKNGRIILEKMGLLNLRDLVIKQGAIRTLIAVINEEGRIELPPKTFDESEEIKKLKEELQSKVNNLEINDLIIVFEPADQHLAYKIALAILTSA
- a CDS encoding ATP-NAD kinase family protein; translated protein: MPKKIGFLVNPIAGSGGRIGHKGSDDLYIENPETPLKIKRFLSLAPKKEVEYIVAENKMGEIYFNNNFKFTIIKTLNKEKTTREDTKYVTKRFLELKCDIIVFAGGDGTARDIYSVVDQKIPILGIPTGVKMHSGVFANTPEAAAIILTKYINNQASLTDAEILDVDEEEYRKGRYEVRLYGIAKTVTFGNYLTPSKEEITSNEEELEAIAEYVIDNLIRDNEYYIFGSGSTVKYILKKLGYKTNFLAIDITYGKKLVKTSVNYYDLLNLTGELNLILTPIGKQGFLIGRGNQEIGPEVLQKIRRDKIIIVSTRSKLNTIDCLRIDSGNPLLDRKFQGIYKVIVGYGEFIAIKTCDNTSVVDNDIT
- a CDS encoding replication initiator protein WhiP produces the protein MKREDADINIELNEKQLKTGPRSKLMEAVLILLLARPLRTSEIAVNLGLETKYVSSYLSYWRKKGLIYQEAGRWHLSTQGEDLAKEIIEERNNSKFIEYLAFAKQILNENVKQTKNNKKETKENKEEKEFLSFIGGLTGTRDKKQQKGNPMDCLSDILEKLDEEEKELLIFLLNKYKQWGSTYVYLDQIQEEFNADTGWLFKVLRKLQTKRILYLYHDPKLGLRIGFTQQLKDRINSC